A window of the Janthinobacterium agaricidamnosum NBRC 102515 = DSM 9628 genome harbors these coding sequences:
- a CDS encoding sensor histidine kinase yields the protein MRSLLHHYLPRFLPYPAFIGLYVLFDWATYIDPLYGLNITPWNPDPSLGLVFWLLYGRKAALPLFCALLSGELLVRGLPAGLGLTLVASLWLTFGYGLIGEALRRSFSSGDIFDNRGRLFTWVAIVVAGTLINDLGYITLLWHADLIPHGEWSLAVLRFGIGDTVGIVVSMPLLWMLASQRGRERLYAIVWRWETVAYLALSIFVLWSVFGSIASSEFKHFYFLFLPVVWAASRQGLYGTALMVFVLQLGIITLVKWAHVVDLEVYELQMLDAVLALVGFFIGIVVDEMRQVADGLKHTMRLAAAGEMAAALAHELNQPLTALSTYGKACEYLLERGEGGERLKSAIHHMIIESGRAAEVVRRLRDFFRTGSMQLEAVEASVLIRSISAQFAASFLEHEVELTVGELPRLSVNADRLQIELVLRNLLANALDSVLTQPRGQRRISLSADKLSGARLRLSVEDSGNGISSSLAARLFEPFVSSKASGLGLGLVLSRAIVEAHGGSLWAEVGAHGIFRFILPLADSGGQIDD from the coding sequence ATGCGCTCGCTCCTGCACCATTATCTTCCGCGTTTCTTGCCCTATCCAGCCTTTATCGGGCTGTATGTGCTGTTCGACTGGGCCACCTATATCGATCCGCTGTACGGCTTGAACATCACGCCCTGGAATCCCGATCCGTCGCTGGGCCTGGTGTTTTGGCTGCTGTACGGACGCAAGGCCGCGTTGCCGCTGTTTTGCGCGCTGCTCAGCGGCGAACTGCTGGTGCGCGGCTTGCCGGCCGGACTGGGGCTGACGCTGGTGGCGTCACTGTGGCTGACCTTCGGTTATGGCTTGATCGGCGAGGCGCTGCGGCGCAGTTTCAGCAGCGGCGATATTTTCGACAACCGCGGCCGGCTGTTTACGTGGGTGGCGATCGTGGTGGCCGGCACCCTGATCAACGACCTCGGCTATATCACGCTGCTGTGGCATGCCGACCTGATCCCGCATGGCGAATGGAGCTTGGCGGTGTTGCGTTTCGGCATAGGCGACACGGTCGGCATCGTGGTCTCGATGCCGCTGCTGTGGATGCTGGCCAGCCAGCGCGGCCGCGAGCGCCTGTACGCGATTGTCTGGCGCTGGGAAACCGTGGCGTACCTGGCGCTGTCGATCTTTGTGCTGTGGAGCGTGTTCGGTTCGATCGCCAGTTCCGAATTCAAGCATTTTTATTTCCTGTTCCTGCCGGTGGTCTGGGCTGCGTCGCGCCAGGGCTTGTACGGCACGGCGCTGATGGTGTTCGTGCTGCAACTCGGTATCATCACGCTGGTCAAATGGGCCCATGTGGTCGATCTGGAAGTCTATGAATTGCAAATGCTGGACGCGGTGCTGGCGCTGGTCGGCTTCTTTATCGGTATCGTCGTCGATGAAATGCGCCAGGTGGCCGATGGCTTGAAACATACGATGCGGCTGGCGGCGGCCGGCGAGATGGCCGCCGCGCTGGCGCATGAGTTGAACCAGCCGCTGACGGCCTTGTCGACCTATGGCAAGGCGTGCGAATATCTGCTGGAGCGCGGCGAGGGCGGCGAACGCCTGAAAAGCGCGATCCATCACATGATCATCGAATCGGGCCGCGCCGCCGAAGTGGTGCGCCGCCTGCGCGACTTTTTCCGCACCGGCTCGATGCAACTGGAAGCGGTCGAGGCGAGCGTGCTGATCCGTTCGATCAGCGCCCAGTTCGCCGCGTCCTTTCTCGAACACGAGGTCGAGTTGACGGTGGGGGAATTGCCGCGTCTGTCGGTCAACGCCGACCGCCTGCAAATCGAGCTGGTGCTGCGCAACTTGCTGGCCAATGCGCTTGACTCGGTGCTGACCCAGCCGCGCGGCCAGCGCCGCATCAGCCTGTCGGCCGATAAATTGAGCGGCGCCCGCTTGCGGTTGTCGGTCGAAGATAGCGGCAACGGCATTTCCAGCAGCCTGGCGGCGCGCCTGTTCGAGCCCTTCGTCTCGTCCAAGGCGAGCGGCCTCGGTCTCGGCCTGGTGCTCAGTCGTGCGATCGTCGAAGCCCATGGCGGAAGCCTGTGGGCCGAAGTGGGCGCTCACGGTATATTCAGATTCATCCTGCCTTTGGCGGATTCGGGAGGACAGATTGACGACTAA
- a CDS encoding response regulator transcription factor — protein MTTNLTVFIVDDDPAVRDALGLLLGVRGYRTAVFASGEAFLASWRKEWSGCLLIDIRMSGMDGLSLQRRLAELDCVIPVIIITGHGDVGLAREAFKANAIDFLEKPFDHDKLMTAIDEAFLQEQKIRQHLQHRERSLDLLRVLTPREREVMELVVIGQHNRDIGPALGISVRTVEVHKARLMSKLGVDNVADLVRISMFDNAE, from the coding sequence TTGACGACTAACCTGACAGTATTCATCGTTGATGACGATCCGGCGGTGCGCGATGCGCTGGGGCTGCTGCTGGGCGTGCGCGGCTACCGCACGGCGGTATTCGCCAGCGGCGAGGCGTTCCTTGCCAGTTGGCGCAAGGAATGGTCCGGTTGCCTGCTGATCGATATCCGCATGTCCGGCATGGATGGCCTGAGCCTGCAGCGCCGCCTGGCCGAACTGGACTGTGTAATTCCGGTGATCATCATCACCGGCCATGGCGACGTCGGCCTGGCAAGGGAAGCGTTCAAGGCCAACGCCATCGATTTCCTGGAAAAGCCGTTCGACCATGACAAGCTGATGACGGCGATCGACGAAGCGTTCTTGCAAGAACAGAAAATTCGCCAGCATTTGCAGCACCGCGAGCGCAGCCTGGATTTGCTGCGCGTGCTGACGCCGCGCGAGCGGGAAGTGATGGAGCTGGTGGTGATCGGCCAGCACAACCGCGATATCGGGCCGGCGCTGGGCATCAGCGTGCGCACGGTGGAAGTGCACAAGGCGCGCCTGATGAGCAAGCTGGGGGTCGATAATGTGGCCGACCTGGTGCGCATCAGCATGTTCGATAATGCCGAATAA
- a CDS encoding glycosyltransferase family 2 protein: MHHEELSRRLIVLSYDSLLLVSIFAKVTHLFSNNTMQQAITISLVITTYNRPDALAAVVEACFLQSDQNFEIIIADDGSTHNTRACIEQLKQRSPVPLRHIWQADLGFRAAMARNKGTLAASGEYIVFLDGDCIPQKDFVAQHRRLATPGYLVSGSRILLSPTLTARTLAHQVDLHTLGLLEKIKYRLQGDMNKILQLLFTWPDMGRRSRNFSWRRIKSCNLAIWRSDLDLVNGFDESFLGWGHEDSDLVVRLYNAGVMRKDGAFATEVFHLWHKENQRDHETSNRKVVLQRAADKTIRATRGLLTETAIEPEAAHAG, from the coding sequence TTGCACCACGAAGAACTTTCACGGCGATTGATAGTATTGAGTTATGATTCATTGCTTCTTGTAAGCATTTTTGCCAAGGTCACCCACTTGTTCAGTAACAACACCATGCAGCAAGCAATCACCATATCGCTCGTCATCACCACTTACAACCGTCCCGACGCATTAGCGGCGGTAGTGGAAGCGTGTTTTTTGCAAAGTGACCAGAATTTCGAAATCATTATCGCCGATGACGGCTCGACCCACAACACACGAGCTTGTATCGAGCAGTTGAAACAACGCTCGCCTGTGCCGCTGCGCCATATCTGGCAAGCCGATCTGGGTTTCCGTGCCGCGATGGCGCGCAACAAGGGTACGCTGGCGGCGAGCGGCGAGTATATTGTGTTTCTGGATGGTGACTGCATTCCGCAAAAAGATTTTGTCGCACAACACAGGCGTCTGGCGACGCCAGGTTACCTGGTGTCGGGCAGCCGTATTTTGCTGAGTCCCACATTGACAGCGCGCACCCTTGCGCATCAGGTCGACTTGCACACGCTGGGTTTATTAGAAAAAATCAAATACCGCCTGCAGGGCGATATGAACAAGATCCTGCAATTGCTGTTCACCTGGCCCGACATGGGACGCCGCAGCAGGAATTTTTCCTGGCGACGCATTAAAAGTTGCAATTTAGCGATCTGGCGTAGCGACCTGGACTTGGTCAATGGCTTCGATGAAAGCTTCCTCGGCTGGGGCCATGAAGATTCCGACCTGGTGGTGCGTCTGTACAATGCGGGCGTGATGCGCAAGGATGGCGCTTTCGCCACTGAAGTATTTCATCTTTGGCACAAGGAAAACCAGCGCGATCACGAAACCAGCAACCGCAAAGTGGTATTGCAGCGCGCCGCCGATAAAACCATCCGCGCGACGCGCGGCTTGCTGACCGAAACGGCGATCGAGCCGGAAGCCGCCCACGCCGGCTAA
- the msbA gene encoding lipid A export permease/ATP-binding protein MsbA — MENSAVIGRLLRIVKPYQARAYWSLLAMVGAAVTQPMLSDALKYLIDNGFGDHKVPFNAWWVPLILISVFGMRGIFTFSIAYLNNWVTSRVLNDLRRAMFERLLRLPVSNFQDKSTGTMINTVIGDVRQVVDMINSVFLSFLRDGLTVVALLGYLVYLNWKLTLVALVIVPLTTVIVRTTTGRLRNLNRENQRVTGEMTQVVEEAARGHQVIRVFSGERYERERFEKRSESLRGFSQRMTVAFAATAPVTQIATSLAVSVVVVMAMSQNITSGEFTSFVTAMLMLLAPLKSLVEVNGPLQRGMAAAETVFEMIDAPVEADPGTQVIQRARGHLKFEHVNFSYAGQGKPALSDVSLEIAPGETLALVGISGGGKSTMVNLVTRFYAPDSGRISLDGIAYDELTMTSLREQLAMVSQNVVLFDDTLGANIAYGVESVDPQRLAAAVKAAHLDEVVAALPNGLDTMIGENGGRLSGGQRQRVAIARAIYKDAPILILDEATSALDNESERAVQSALETLMAGRSTLVIAHRLSTIEGADRIAVMDRGRVIEIGRHEELLANNGMYANLYRLQFSKDGA; from the coding sequence ATGGAAAATAGTGCTGTCATTGGCCGCTTGCTACGAATCGTCAAGCCATATCAGGCGCGCGCCTATTGGTCCTTGTTGGCCATGGTCGGCGCCGCAGTTACCCAGCCGATGCTGTCCGATGCGTTGAAATACCTGATCGACAATGGTTTTGGCGACCATAAAGTACCGTTCAACGCCTGGTGGGTGCCGCTGATCCTGATTTCCGTGTTTGGCATGCGCGGCATTTTTACGTTTTCCATCGCCTACCTGAATAACTGGGTTACCAGCCGGGTCTTGAACGATTTACGGCGCGCCATGTTCGAACGCCTGTTGCGTTTGCCGGTATCGAACTTCCAGGATAAATCGACCGGCACCATGATCAATACTGTCATCGGCGACGTGCGCCAGGTGGTCGACATGATCAATTCGGTATTCCTGTCTTTTTTGCGCGACGGCTTGACCGTGGTGGCCTTGCTCGGCTACCTGGTTTACCTGAACTGGAAGCTGACGCTGGTGGCGCTGGTGATCGTGCCGCTGACCACGGTGATCGTGCGCACCACCACCGGACGTCTGCGCAACCTGAACCGTGAAAATCAACGCGTTACCGGTGAAATGACGCAAGTGGTGGAAGAGGCTGCGCGCGGTCACCAGGTGATACGGGTGTTTTCCGGCGAGCGCTATGAACGCGAGCGTTTCGAGAAGCGCAGCGAATCCTTGCGCGGTTTTTCGCAGCGCATGACGGTGGCCTTCGCGGCAACGGCACCGGTGACCCAGATCGCCACATCGCTGGCGGTGTCGGTGGTGGTGGTGATGGCGATGTCGCAAAACATCACGTCGGGTGAGTTCACCTCGTTTGTCACCGCGATGCTGATGTTGCTGGCGCCGCTGAAAAGCCTGGTCGAAGTCAATGGACCGTTGCAGCGTGGCATGGCGGCGGCCGAGACCGTCTTCGAGATGATCGATGCGCCGGTTGAAGCCGATCCCGGCACCCAGGTAATACAGCGCGCGCGCGGCCATCTCAAGTTTGAACATGTCAACTTCAGTTATGCCGGCCAGGGCAAACCCGCGCTGAGCGATGTGTCGCTGGAAATCGCTCCCGGCGAAACGCTGGCGCTGGTCGGCATTTCGGGCGGCGGCAAGTCGACCATGGTCAACCTGGTCACGCGTTTTTATGCGCCCGATTCGGGCCGCATATCGCTCGACGGAATTGCCTATGACGAACTGACCATGACCAGCCTGCGCGAACAATTGGCGATGGTCAGCCAGAATGTGGTGCTGTTCGACGACACGCTGGGTGCGAATATTGCCTATGGCGTCGAAAGTGTCGATCCGCAACGTCTGGCGGCGGCGGTCAAGGCGGCTCATCTGGACGAGGTGGTAGCGGCATTGCCGAACGGCCTGGACACCATGATCGGCGAAAACGGCGGCCGGCTGTCGGGCGGCCAGCGCCAGCGCGTGGCGATCGCCCGCGCGATCTACAAGGATGCGCCTATCCTGATCCTGGATGAAGCCACCTCGGCGCTCGACAATGAATCCGAGCGCGCAGTGCAATCGGCGCTGGAAACCCTGATGGCTGGCCGCAGCACCCTGGTCATCGCGCATCGCCTGTCGACCATCGAAGGCGCCGACCGCATCGCGGTGATGGACCGGGGCCGCGTGATTGAAATCGGGCGCCATGAGGAATTGCTGGCTAATAATGGCATGTACGCCAATCTGTATCGCTTGCAGTTCAGCAAGGACGGCGCATGA
- the waaF gene encoding lipopolysaccharide heptosyltransferase II produces MTGARTLVISPNWIGDAVMAQPLLQLLRAQQPGRPIDVLAPPGVAPVWRQMAEVDQVLETPFRHGALQLRERWKFARLLRLRAYADAYILPNTLKYALIPWLAGIRRRVGYKGESRYGLINVMHHDEQNSPRPMVAFYAALAGVPGPLPPSGVPRPKLLVEPAQKAAACARLGLDLTRPLLVFAPGAEFGPAKRWPAAHFAELAGLALQADSATQIVLLGSPKDREVCEQICAMMRRPGVSNLAGATSLAEAVALIAQAGAVVSNDSGLLHIASSLNRPVIALYGPTDPDHAPPFSDRSRALSLRLECAPCRQRECPLGHQNCMQQMGAGMVWLELGALLEAAPATVPAAGF; encoded by the coding sequence ATGACAGGGGCGCGCACGCTGGTGATTTCGCCGAACTGGATCGGCGACGCCGTCATGGCCCAGCCGCTGCTGCAATTGCTGCGCGCGCAGCAGCCGGGACGGCCGATCGATGTGCTGGCGCCGCCCGGCGTGGCGCCGGTGTGGCGCCAGATGGCGGAAGTGGACCAGGTGCTGGAAACGCCGTTCCGGCATGGCGCGCTGCAACTCCGGGAGCGCTGGAAATTCGCCCGCCTGCTGCGCCTGCGCGCTTACGCCGACGCGTATATCTTACCCAATACATTGAAATATGCGCTGATCCCGTGGTTGGCCGGCATTCGGCGCCGGGTCGGTTACAAGGGGGAGAGCCGCTATGGCTTGATCAATGTGATGCATCACGACGAGCAGAACAGCCCGCGGCCGATGGTGGCGTTTTACGCCGCGCTGGCTGGTGTTCCCGGGCCGCTGCCGCCGTCTGGCGTGCCGCGCCCGAAGCTGCTGGTAGAGCCGGCGCAGAAAGCCGCGGCCTGCGCCCGGCTGGGGCTGGACTTGACGCGGCCATTGCTGGTGTTTGCGCCCGGCGCCGAATTCGGTCCGGCGAAACGCTGGCCAGCCGCGCATTTTGCCGAACTGGCCGGTCTGGCGCTGCAAGCCGACAGCGCCACCCAGATCGTTTTGCTGGGTTCGCCAAAAGACCGGGAAGTATGTGAGCAGATTTGTGCGATGATGCGGCGGCCAGGTGTCTCCAACCTGGCCGGCGCCACCAGCCTGGCCGAAGCGGTGGCCTTGATCGCCCAGGCAGGCGCGGTGGTCAGCAACGATTCCGGCTTGCTGCATATTGCTTCAAGCTTGAACCGGCCGGTGATCGCCCTGTATGGTCCGACCGACCCGGATCACGCACCGCCGTTTTCCGACCGCTCGCGGGCGCTGTCGCTGCGTCTCGAATGCGCGCCGTGCCGGCAGCGCGAATGTCCGCTGGGACACCAGAATTGCATGCAGCAGATGGGGGCCGGCATGGTGTGGCTGGAGCTGGGCGCCTTGCTGGAAGCGGCGCCGGCGACAGTGCCGGCCGCCGGCTTTTAA
- a CDS encoding O-antigen ligase family protein — MALTQVIILLTAILLAHRGMGRFYANHWPAIVWIVTGFAGYFLLSLIRVLFDTQSVHWLDGPSRLLFGLSCIGFVGFLKPSIRSFWLGICLAAIVAGIIALVQCGWLGMERAEGFTSHAITYGDLALATGLLALCGWPEFRKSKISWLPWVAFAFALIASILSGSRGGWVALPFAVIPLLRHHRIRYQKALLYGVLSTVALIVLLLLEKNSTAAQRIAMVFSDVHGYYANNQVATSVGTRLELWKASWMMFSDHPLLGVGRGVFQESLYALLHQGRLQESMALAYSSSHNDALHFLATGGLVDFSFLLLMYFAPLAFFTKALRSDNTELHSPALGGVVLVICFMIFGLTDVMFWLMVPKSFYVMMLCILVGFCLTGKSTTTANGQPA; from the coding sequence ATGGCATTGACGCAAGTTATCATTTTGCTTACTGCAATCTTGCTCGCGCATCGCGGCATGGGCCGATTCTACGCTAATCATTGGCCGGCAATCGTGTGGATAGTCACGGGTTTTGCCGGCTATTTTCTGCTTTCACTGATACGTGTATTGTTCGACACACAATCTGTGCATTGGCTGGACGGCCCTTCACGGCTACTGTTCGGATTGAGCTGCATCGGTTTTGTCGGCTTCCTCAAACCAAGCATCCGCTCTTTTTGGCTAGGTATTTGCCTTGCAGCAATCGTCGCTGGAATTATTGCTTTAGTTCAATGCGGCTGGCTCGGCATGGAGCGTGCCGAAGGGTTCACCAGCCATGCGATTACTTATGGTGACTTGGCGCTCGCCACCGGTTTGCTGGCACTGTGCGGCTGGCCGGAATTTCGTAAAAGCAAAATTTCCTGGCTGCCTTGGGTCGCCTTTGCTTTCGCGCTCATCGCATCGATATTGTCGGGTTCGCGCGGCGGATGGGTAGCGCTGCCGTTTGCCGTGATTCCCTTGTTGCGCCACCATCGCATCCGCTATCAAAAAGCGTTGCTATATGGAGTTTTATCGACTGTGGCATTAATCGTGCTGTTGCTCCTTGAGAAAAACAGCACCGCGGCGCAGCGTATCGCCATGGTCTTCAGCGATGTGCACGGCTATTACGCCAACAATCAAGTCGCCACCTCGGTCGGCACACGCCTGGAACTCTGGAAAGCATCGTGGATGATGTTCAGCGACCATCCCTTGCTCGGAGTGGGACGCGGCGTATTCCAGGAGAGCCTCTATGCATTGTTGCATCAAGGCCGGCTGCAAGAGTCGATGGCCTTGGCTTATAGCAGCAGCCACAACGATGCATTGCACTTCCTGGCCACTGGCGGCCTGGTCGATTTCAGTTTCTTGTTGTTGATGTATTTCGCGCCACTGGCCTTCTTCACTAAAGCCTTGCGCAGCGATAACACGGAGCTGCATTCACCGGCACTGGGCGGCGTGGTGCTGGTGATTTGCTTTATGATATTCGGCTTGACCGACGTGATGTTCTGGCTGATGGTTCCGAAAAGCTTTTATGTGATGATGCTGTGCATCCTCGTCGGTTTTTGCCTGACCGGCAAATCGACGACCACGGCTAACGGCCAACCAGCTTAA
- a CDS encoding glycosyltransferase family 9 protein, whose protein sequence is MKHLYPGVRIDFLCRAYAAPVVRHCRFVDHVVTVESLEDDPQAYFAASGADTVVFAFPKRQLAQAAKKAGILNRVATSHRLYHWFFCNKLAHFSRARSMLHETQLNLKLLQGLCIKSDLALDRIPAFYGLSAPSNAMVDALFDDHPFNLVLHPKSNGNGREWPIAHYAELARLLQADAGIHVWITGSMAEGEWLATHGTALLRLPNVTNLCGKFDLDGLLALIGASDGLVASGTGPLHIAAALGRPTLGLFPPIKPIDITRWGALGERAASMESENKCGKCLDVNTCSCMQAIIPARVQQAVLAWRHQATAPLALAGDAEATV, encoded by the coding sequence TTGAAGCACTTATATCCCGGCGTGCGCATCGATTTTTTATGCCGCGCCTATGCCGCCCCAGTCGTGCGTCATTGTCGTTTTGTGGATCATGTCGTCACGGTCGAATCGCTGGAAGATGATCCGCAGGCTTATTTTGCGGCGTCCGGCGCCGACACCGTGGTGTTCGCCTTTCCGAAGCGTCAACTTGCCCAAGCCGCTAAAAAGGCCGGCATCCTCAACCGCGTCGCCACCAGCCATCGTCTGTATCACTGGTTCTTTTGTAACAAGCTGGCGCATTTTAGCCGCGCCAGATCGATGTTGCATGAAACTCAACTTAATTTGAAGTTGCTGCAAGGACTGTGCATCAAATCCGATCTGGCGCTCGATCGCATTCCGGCTTTTTATGGCTTGTCGGCGCCGTCCAATGCGATGGTTGACGCACTGTTCGACGACCATCCATTCAACCTGGTCTTGCATCCCAAGTCGAACGGCAACGGCCGCGAATGGCCGATTGCGCATTACGCCGAACTGGCCCGGCTGCTGCAGGCCGATGCGGGAATTCATGTATGGATTACCGGCAGCATGGCCGAAGGAGAATGGCTGGCGACGCATGGTACGGCTTTGCTGAGACTGCCAAACGTGACGAATTTATGCGGCAAGTTTGACCTGGACGGCTTGCTTGCCCTGATAGGCGCCAGTGACGGATTGGTGGCCAGCGGTACCGGACCTTTGCATATTGCCGCGGCGCTGGGCCGGCCCACGCTGGGACTGTTTCCACCGATAAAGCCAATTGATATTACGCGCTGGGGGGCGCTGGGCGAGCGCGCGGCATCGATGGAAAGCGAGAACAAGTGCGGGAAATGTCTCGACGTGAATACCTGTTCTTGCATGCAAGCTATTATACCGGCACGGGTGCAGCAGGCGGTACTGGCCTGGCGCCATCAGGCCACGGCGCCGCTGGCGCTGGCTGGCGACGCCGAAGCGACGGTATGA
- a CDS encoding LacI family DNA-binding transcriptional regulator — protein sequence MSNKIPTLSDVARATGVHFSTVSRVMNPETRQMVSAEVAKRVLAEAGRLGYRPNRAASTLVTRKSHIIGVVLPDITNAVFPPILLGIEEGLRKHGYLSIVANVGADEEEQLFVINRLLGQQVDGLILATARRHDPVIKMCIGQNVPVVTVNRSDETGIASCVVSDDVYGMRLAVEHLLGLGHRHIAHIAGPENLSTGHVRRLGFLAAIQASELDPSQAFVFESSGYSRECGKAALLELLRQSPRTTAVVCGSDLVAIGCYDALKELGLSCPEDISVVGHNDMPYMDMIRPPLSTIRIRHHGIGTEAARLILQTIDNPGSAVLDVRLKPEIVLRESTAAPRSCPRS from the coding sequence ATGTCCAACAAAATTCCCACCTTAAGCGATGTCGCCAGGGCCACGGGCGTGCATTTTTCGACCGTGTCGCGCGTGATGAACCCGGAAACCCGGCAGATGGTCAGCGCCGAGGTGGCAAAACGGGTGCTGGCCGAAGCGGGGCGGCTCGGCTACCGGCCGAATCGCGCCGCGTCGACCTTGGTCACGCGCAAGTCGCACATCATCGGCGTGGTCTTGCCCGACATTACCAACGCAGTATTCCCGCCTATCCTGCTGGGCATCGAAGAGGGACTGCGCAAGCATGGCTACCTGTCCATCGTCGCCAATGTCGGCGCCGACGAGGAAGAACAACTGTTTGTCATCAACCGCTTGCTGGGCCAGCAAGTCGACGGCCTGATCCTGGCCACGGCGCGGCGCCACGATCCGGTGATCAAGATGTGCATCGGCCAGAACGTGCCGGTGGTGACCGTCAACCGCAGCGACGAAACCGGCATCGCCTCGTGCGTCGTCAGCGACGACGTGTACGGCATGCGGCTGGCGGTGGAACATTTGCTGGGGCTGGGACATCGCCACATCGCCCACATCGCCGGCCCGGAAAACCTGTCGACCGGCCACGTGCGCCGGCTCGGTTTCCTGGCGGCGATCCAGGCCAGCGAACTCGATCCGTCGCAAGCGTTTGTCTTTGAAAGCAGCGGTTATTCGCGCGAATGCGGCAAGGCCGCGTTGCTGGAATTGCTGCGCCAGTCGCCGCGGACCACGGCGGTGGTGTGCGGCAGCGACCTGGTGGCGATCGGCTGCTACGATGCCTTGAAGGAACTGGGCCTGAGCTGCCCGGAAGACATTTCCGTGGTCGGCCATAACGACATGCCGTACATGGACATGATACGGCCGCCGCTGAGCACGATCCGCATCCGCCACCACGGCATCGGCACCGAAGCGGCGCGGCTGATTTTGCAAACCATCGACAACCCCGGCAGCGCCGTGCTCGACGTGCGCCTGAAACCCGAAATCGTGCTGCGCGAATCGACAGCGGCGCCACGGTCTTGCCCCAGATCTTGA
- a CDS encoding polysaccharide deacetylase family protein produces the protein MNDQTILNQQNKPAIQPSRRQFLARAGASLPLLAAGAALGASAGAAAQTPAPSGLAASAGGPFWPDGIRLPISISMQFEAGGQPPKGTDSPFPNIVFPASMPSDPATNTWFAYGYREGIPRMLDLWDKHGVKVTSHIIGEAARRHPELAREIVARGHEAADHGLRWSAQYAMSRHEEKKFIADSRDLLKAITGQTPVGYNCNWLRRGPNTLALLQELGYLYHIDDISRDEPFIEQVNGKDFVVVPYTLRNNDILLIEGRNYSPSQFLEQITFDFDQLYEEAGTRRRMMSVSAHDRISGAPHMVKVWDSFLRYAKSKPGVAFLRKDEIARYTLTSPLSLRESETI, from the coding sequence ATGAACGATCAAACCATTCTCAACCAGCAAAACAAGCCGGCGATCCAGCCATCCCGCCGCCAATTCCTGGCGCGGGCCGGCGCCAGCCTGCCGCTGCTGGCGGCCGGCGCGGCACTCGGCGCATCCGCTGGCGCAGCGGCGCAAACGCCAGCGCCTTCAGGTCTGGCGGCAAGCGCTGGCGGCCCATTCTGGCCGGATGGCATCCGCCTGCCGATTTCGATTTCGATGCAGTTCGAAGCCGGCGGCCAGCCGCCGAAGGGCACCGACAGTCCCTTCCCGAACATCGTTTTTCCGGCCAGCATGCCATCCGACCCGGCCACCAATACCTGGTTCGCCTACGGTTACCGCGAAGGCATCCCGCGCATGCTCGACTTGTGGGACAAGCACGGCGTCAAGGTGACGTCGCACATCATCGGCGAGGCGGCGCGGCGCCATCCCGAACTGGCGCGCGAAATCGTTGCGCGCGGCCATGAGGCGGCTGACCATGGCCTGCGCTGGAGTGCGCAGTATGCGATGAGCCGCCACGAGGAAAAGAAGTTCATCGCCGATTCGCGCGACCTGCTCAAGGCCATCACCGGCCAGACTCCGGTCGGCTATAACTGCAACTGGCTGCGGCGCGGCCCGAATACGCTGGCGCTGTTGCAGGAACTCGGCTACCTCTACCATATCGACGATATCAGCCGCGACGAACCGTTTATCGAACAAGTCAACGGCAAGGATTTCGTGGTCGTCCCCTATACGCTGCGCAATAACGACATCCTGCTGATCGAGGGACGCAATTATTCGCCGAGCCAGTTCCTGGAACAGATCACGTTCGATTTCGACCAGCTCTACGAAGAGGCCGGCACGCGCCGGCGCATGATGTCGGTCAGCGCGCACGACCGCATCAGCGGTGCGCCGCACATGGTCAAGGTGTGGGACAGTTTTTTGCGCTATGCAAAAAGCAAGCCCGGCGTCGCCTTCCTGCGCAAGGACGAGATTGCACGCTACACGCTGACCAGCCCGTTGAGCCTGCGCGAAAGCGAAACCATCTGA